Proteins encoded by one window of Parasteatoda tepidariorum isolate YZ-2023 unplaced genomic scaffold, CAS_Ptep_4.0 HiC_scaffold_1964, whole genome shotgun sequence:
- the LOC122273031 gene encoding uncharacterized protein isoform X3, with product MAGQKEVFSVIERERAAYEMDTPVACFMESAFTLLHERDIALNQNVDQLKELIYRSNGNVPERKHLISTSSTESYEELHENCERKGVTFF from the exons ATGGCTGGTCAGAAGGAAGTCTTTTCTGTCATTGAAAGAGAGAGAGCTGCTTATGAAATGGACACTCCAGTGGCTTGCTTTATGGAATCTGCCTTTACT cTACTTCATGAAAGGGATATTGCTTTAAACCAGAATGTAGATCAACTTAAGGAGCTCATTTATAGAAGCAAt GGTAATGTACCAGAGAGAAAACATCTTATTTCAACAAGTTCAACTGAGTCTTATGAAGAATTACATGAAA ACTGTGAAAGAAAAGGGGTGACATTTTTCTAA